One Hevea brasiliensis isolate MT/VB/25A 57/8 chromosome 6, ASM3005281v1, whole genome shotgun sequence genomic window, aatcacatctacagtgtaTCAAAAAGGTTAATGCACATATTtttgtatcaatctagggttctaatgaattaatttgttaattctaaaatattaaatagcaaatgtagatcctaatacatattaaaaggattttaatatgcaattgaatattgaaatcaattagatacataatgaatcttgtatgatgcatgagaccctagaagaaaatttttgaattcaatattctaatctaataatttacaTGCTTCCGCTCTTTTAAAATATTCTACATTTAATGATTGGTTAAGgatcaattttatatttaaatggaGAGAGATGGAAGCATGTggacaaattaattattgaagatCAGAGAGTAATACAGTAATGCAAGTAGTGGAAGATAGTTGACAGGATTCAGGATATGGTTGAAACTTCATTATTAAACCAAAAATGGAATAATAATTAATGCTTTATAAAAGGGTCTGTAAGTTTTTAGGACGTTTGGGGTTGATTTGTtaatgtgatagtacacttgtgGAGATTGCAGTTTGGAATTGGCTATGAGAGGTGATTGAAATGGTTTAGCCCAATGTCATAGTCCAAAATATATGAGAATGGGCCTATGTGGTGCTGTCCTATAGCCCAAGAACCTGTTAGAATGACAGGCTTATGCCTTGGGGAAGAACCCAAGAAGGGAAGAAAGCTTTGATATTCACCTCCAAAATCATATAAAGAATCCCATCGAGCCATTGTTGATAAAAACActcttttaaataaattaattaaagagaattgaaatttaattcaaaaataaatttaatatatattaaaatccaATTCCACTGATACTATCTCTTGTTTTGCATTGTGATTTGAAGGTCAAaatcaattaaagaaagaaagataaTTTTAGATAtcgttaaaaaaattattttattattttaataattaaaatttattaaatttaactttaaatCATCTTTTAATACTcttgattaatatattttttttaaaaaagttacTTTTTCCACTAGTAATTCCAATGGAAATATCAAACAAACTCCATATCAACCAACCAAACCTAGCATCACACTATCCATTACAACTGAACCTAATGCCCCCCAAACACTTGGCTCCATTACCTTTAGCTTAGACAAAGTCATCAAAGGATTGATTGTATAGCCTGTGCCTGGTCTGCaactttaataattattttattataatatgattacttttatgtaattaataattaaaaaaaaattataatataattatttttttattgtgaTTATTTTGTGattacttttttattattattattattattattattattagtcccTTTAACTATAATTGTAACAATTGATTAAGATTTGATCATAATACAAACAATTGTGAAtaagttttttatttttcttttcaataaacctattatttatatatatatttttttatagctTAGTATTACTGTTTTTGTTGTTATTTATTATTTGATGATATGCTTGCTCAATACATTTATAATTACTACATCTGAATGTAAATAAAAGAATCAATTTACTAATGACATAAAATTAAACACAAGAAAAGGATTTAATAGGGGCCGGTTATAAAGCCAAGCAGGTCAGGTACCTAACACTTTCATATTTTTGGGCAAATATCATTTTAGGCAAAATGTTTATTTTAGcttgaaaaaatttaatttaatctatttttaattttttatttaaattattttaaaagttttaatttaaatttaatttaatgaaaaaattaaaatttataagctatattatttgatttaaataaaaaaataaaaaaaattaatttcttaatttttttaatttgtgcACATTGAgttaaattgatttaaattgaaatttttgagttaaattaaaCAAAAAGTTGATGAAGAACTAAGTGAAATTAGTTAAATCCTCTGCATAAGGTCCAACGACCACTCTcatgaaaaggaaagaaaatttaggTCAGGTGTTTTCAGAGATGTAGATATCTTATATGCaacctgttaaaaaaaaaaaaaggaagaaaatttacaaattcaTAATGTTTTTATGTACAATACAAACAAcgaaaaggaaaaattatatcaaAGAATCCAAGACTACCATTTCAATTTGTGTGAAAATTTCATATATGAAGAAAgtgtttaaaagaaaattttcagaTTACCTTAGAGATTTCTTTCAATATGGATACAATGTTGGCTGGAAATTTGAAAGCGAAAATTTGAAGGGGAAAAAAAGATAAACAGAAGAAGGAAGACTGCTGCTTCAACTGATTGATTTGAAATATGGTCATTTCATTCCAAAAAATTGAGTAAACTACATTATTGTCAAGCGCAAGCTTTCGGAGCTCCATTTCATGGAAAATTACTGAAAATTTTGGATCACTCCTCCATGATCTTGTTTTCTGGAATCTGAAACAGTGTAATTCCAACAATCACTGGTGCTTAAAATATAGCTTCTTGCCGACCTTTTGACTTGTGAAGATCAATAAAATGTAGTAAGACTTGTGAAGATCAATAAAAGAGAAAGGACGAATTCTAACTTAAGCAAGTCTCAAAGTTTCTACCCAATGTAAAGCATCCACATAATGATATCATCTGTTCACGAAGCATGCGACGATCCAGTGAATCTGTTAAACAAGTGATGCAGCAAGAAATGCGGTATTAAATGTCTGGATTTCAAATTTAGTAGTTAGTGGAGAAATAACTATAAATCTTCTGGACACTCACAAAGTTATTTTCAGGCTTAGACCAGTAGAATCCTTGAATTGCAATAATAGCTATGTTAGAAGTTACAAGAACAAAGATACTTAAGGAATGCTTTCCCATCCACTCCAGTGGTGTTGTTACCCATCTGTAACCATATACATCTACCTATAGCAGGGTGCAAAAATAAACAGTCAGAAGAAGAAAAATGTCaaaaagttaataaaaaaattatagtacTTGTACTATATTGTTGACTTGAGAATAATTAGCGAATGAATGAAGCCCAAGTTTGGTTTGAGTGATTGTGTAAGAGGGGTTTTGAAGTTATGGAGAAGTTGTGATCCGTAAGtaagaaaaatgaaaatagtcTATCGATCTAATTTTAAAGACGTAATAAATTTTTCATGGTTTCATGCTTATGCTGCAATTTAGTTCCTTGCAAGATCAACCAAATTAATTTGTCGgtcaaaaacttaaaatttgattttgatgCATGTCATGTTAATCTATAATCTGATTAGAATGCAATAATCTAGAAGCACTAAAGTGGGGTTTTATTGGAGAACAAAATTGTCATAGAAAATCTAATGAAATGAAAGTAAAGACAATCTTATTAAGCATTAGATTATTATCTCTTGGGAAATCTAAGAACCTGCCGTTAGTTTAGTACCAGAAAGACTTCAAGTTTAGTTCCAAATTGTAGGAATTGAATCTTTAAACTCACCAGCAAGTATAAAGCACAAAATGTGATTCCTGCGGAAGCAGAAGTAATCAGCATATAACTAATTGTATAGAGAGATTTATTCACTGGGATGCCTGCAAAAAAGCAAAGGCGTTTAAGTTCCAACATCATGATACACCAAAGCTCAACCATTACATTCTTATGTATATAGAGAaaagcagagagagagagagggccaGAGGAGGAAAAAAGATAAACTTCATATGTATTTACTAAAATCCTAAATTTCTTTGCTAGAACAAATAGGTTGGCAAGATCATATTTAGCCAACACGAAGCTCTTAGGTTTACTATGAAGATGGAATGTTTGCTGGAAGAAAATTGCAACAACATTGTTTTTGCATGCTGCCATTATCATAAAAAAATGTCTAAATATTCATTAAATGCAAAAATTATAAGCCATTGAAGAGCTTACCTATGAAGGCAAGGAGCATTCCAAGGAGAAGAAGTGAAACGGAAAATAAAGACCAGCTTTGTATACGCTTCTTGTGGTCCTGAAAAGCATTTGAGTAACATCAATGTGCTTGACAACCAGTGAACAAAGCAATTGATTAAAATGTCATCCAAGAGCATTAGCAGAGGCAAAATTTTTGCCAATGCCATCAGAGGCATTAGTAGAGGTAATATATGCCCAAATATGAAGAGATGCTTCTCATCATTATAGTTCCACttaaattctgaaaaaaaaaaatctcccttGGATGATCAAAATGACCATAGGAAAAAGGATGAAAAGAAGTAACGATAGTGAATAATGCACAAACAACTCACCTGTGTGTAAGCAAGAACATGACCGCACTGAAGTCCAATTATGCAGGTCACTGCAGTGGTTAAGGAGCTGTGAACATGCAGTAAAATATTGGTGAATAATCAAATTAATAGAAGCAGGTCAGCTAATTGTATAGTAATTATTCCATGCAAAAAGATTAATGCCAAAAAAAAGGGGTCCTACTAATGTCCATGAAATGAACTATGAGGTACTTCCAATGGTACTTCTGAATCAAATTGTATTCCAAATTTTTAATGCAATTTTAGCAATAAGACGGTTGAAATAActagttaaaataaaatactcattttcaaaaaaaaaaaagaagttgcaGATCAAAAGATTCTAGAAGAAGCTAGTTCATTGCCATGGTTCAATCATTGGAAGGGACTTTCCAGATGTAATTAAGCTTAATTAATGAAAAGTATTGCTTCTAAAGATTATTTTTTGAAGTGCTTCCACATGGCTATAGAATGTCCATGTATGAACAAGGCTATATGATTACTTACGTTTGATTACACAGAATTAGGGGTAGTCTAGAAACAAGATGTTAAAAGAATAAAGGATAATAAATGAGTAATTGCATCAAATTGGGGTAAATAAGTGCATTTAAGTATGAAATGGAAGTGTGCTGAATGGCATACAGAAGAACTGCCACCAAGAAAGTAAAGCAAAAAAGAGATTAGATTGGCCACCTTAAAAGACCTTCAGGATCGAAAGGAGCATGACACCATGAAGGTGAACTCTCTGAAACTTGGCCGTTTGTCATATTACATTCCTATAAGTTGAAATCTTTATTAGAGATCAGTATATTGCACACTGATGGAAAGGAACTATAAAATGAACTTCTTAGAGACCTTCAGGTTTCTGTACACAGGTTTTGCGTATAGATGGTCAATACCAAGAACATAGCGATCAATCATTCCAGCTGAATTACAAGCTGGTCCAAGATCACCTCTTACAGAACATTTCACCTGTTAAAAACATACCAGAACATATGCAATTACATAAATTGACATTTTGAATAACCAAGTTTCAAAAAGATAGAAAAAGGAAAAGGTCTGAGCAAGCTCTTACCATGTAAGCATAGCTGCCATTGATTGGAAGCATAGAAGAAGTTGGACTTGATATTTCAAATCTCCAATCAGGAACATATAAACCATATACTAACCCCAGATATATTGCTGACAATGAAAATGCCAAAATCCTGGAAAACAAAGTTTTTCTTCATCATTGAAATAAGACAACAGTACAACATATTAATTATAACAACAAAATTTGTTAAGCTT contains:
- the LOC131180828 gene encoding uncharacterized protein LOC131180828 isoform X1; the encoded protein is MAADYGLLQIDDEQLKSYKRSSRVASLDVFRGLCIFLMMLVDYVGSIFPIIAHSPWNGLRLADFVMPFFLFVAGVSLALVYKKVSNRVDASRKAVLRAVKLFLLGVFLQGGYFHGINSLTYGVDIERIRWLGILQRISVGYIVAALCEIWLSRRTHREVGFFKSYFWHWILAFSLSAIYLGLVYGLYVPDWRFEISSPTSSMLPINGSYAYMVKCSVRGDLGPACNSAGMIDRYVLGIDHLYAKPVYRNLKECNMTNGQVSESSPSWCHAPFDPEGLLSSLTTAVTCIIGLQCGHVLAYTQDHKKRIQSWSLFSVSLLLLGMLLAFIGIPVNKSLYTISYMLITSASAGITFCALYLLVDVYGYRWVTTPLEWMGKHSLSIFVLVTSNIAIIAIQGFYWSKPENNFIHWIVACFVNR
- the LOC131180828 gene encoding uncharacterized protein LOC131180828 isoform X2; translated protein: MADLEPLLGVQEPPHVITKSTRIASLDVFRGLCVFLMMLVDYVGSIFPIIAHSPWNGLRLADFVMPFFLFVAGVSLALVYKKVSNRVDASRKAVLRAVKLFLLGVFLQGGYFHGINSLTYGVDIERIRWLGILQRISVGYIVAALCEIWLSRRTHREVGFFKSYFWHWILAFSLSAIYLGLVYGLYVPDWRFEISSPTSSMLPINGSYAYMVKCSVRGDLGPACNSAGMIDRYVLGIDHLYAKPVYRNLKECNMTNGQVSESSPSWCHAPFDPEGLLSSLTTAVTCIIGLQCGHVLAYTQDHKKRIQSWSLFSVSLLLLGMLLAFIGIPVNKSLYTISYMLITSASAGITFCALYLLVDVYGYRWVTTPLEWMGKHSLSIFVLVTSNIAIIAIQGFYWSKPENNFIHWIVACFVNR